CTCCCAGAGAAGGAAGGTCGAAGGCTTTTTCAACAACTTATTGACGGTGTCAGTTATTGTCATGACAGGGGTGTCTTTCACCGAGACCTTAAGGTTAGATACTGGCTAAACAATCACAAATTTACTCTTCTCTTGTGAGTTGTGATTAGAAGTTTAACTGTCAACTATGAAGGTTTTTGTTGGAGCATATGAATGAGTATGACATTGCTATTATATAGGTCTTCTGACATTTTCTTCTCAAATTTGCAGCTAGAGAATATCCTTGTAGACGGAAAAGGAAACATAAAAGTATCGGACTTTGGCCTTAGTGCATTACCCCAGCATTTCGGGGTAAGTAGTAAAAAATACTCGAGTAACTAGACACTTCAACCTGTATTCAACTTCTGAATCTGTGGTAgttttttcattttgtttttctaGAGTGATGGCTTGCTACATACAACCTGTGGGAGCCCAAACTACGTTGCTCCTGAAATTCTTGCTAATAGGGGATATAATGGTGCTACGGCAGATGTTTGGTCTTGTGGTGTCATTCTCTATGTCATTCTTACAGGTTATCTTCCTTTTGATGACAGGAACCTCGCTGTCCTTTACCAAAAGGTATTTCtgtttttctttttataaattAGTACTCCCTATCACCTGACTGTAAATGTAGTTGGTTTTAGTTTATAATGTTGTATGTCATCGATATTACAGATTGCAAGAGGAGATGTTCAGATACCTAAATGGCTCTCTGCTGGTGCACAAAAGATGATAAAGAGGATTCTTGACCCGAACCCTGTTACACGAATAACAGTAGCTGAGATCAAAGCAGATCAATGGTTCAAGCAAGGCTACGTTCCTTTAAATCCTGATGATGACGAAGATAACATATATATAGACGAGGAAGCCTTCTCAATTAACGATGAGGTAATGGTCGAGATTgattctttcttttctatttcattTCTATTGCATTCCCATGTAATGTTTCGTGTATACTGTGGAGATACTAAAAGTTTACTGTTGGCTATATACTTTTATATGAATCAGTCTGATGGAGAGAAACGCCTTGGAGCCCCTACACTCATCAACGCCTTTCAGCTAATTGGAATGTCTTCATTCCTCGACCTTTCAGGATTCTTCGAGAAAGAGGTGAGAACACAAGAAATTTCTAACTTCATTCAAACGTAAAGACTGTAATTGTTACGAAAAAACCCTGAAAAAAGTGTTTGAGTGAACAGTTGCTTGTTGAATGTTTGTAGGATGTGTCTGAGAGGAAGATCAGATTCACGTCCAATCTTTCGCACATAGAGTTGCTCGAGAGAATTGAGGATATTGTAACGGGACTAGGATATtcagttcaaaagaaaaatgggaGGGTAAGTTTTAACAAACTGTTAATTTGAcccctcaattttttttgtcaacAGAAAACCACAATTTTGATTTACACTGTAGAGGTTTGAGTGTTCAAAATTATTTGTGTTTCTCAGCTGAAGGTGGTGCAAGGGCAAAGAGATCAGAGAGATCCACGAAGCCTTTCAGTTGCAGCAGAAGTAAGTATAAACAGAGTTTATTTTAGGTCTAGCATATTAACAAATACACAAATTTGCCTGCTGACTTTTTTCCCATAACGTTGCAGGTTTTCGAGATTAGTCCATCACTATATGTAGTTGAATTGAGAAAAACTTATGGAGATTCTTTAATTTATCGCCAGGTTAATGTCCATCTCCTTAAATGTATCACAAAGTTTTGAACTTGCTTCCAGAATTATAGAACTAAATAATTTACACTCTCTGTTTGTGCAGTTGTGTAACAAATTATCGAACGACCTTGGTGCATCAAGAAGCCAGGAGTTGTTAGGTGCAGCCATCCTGAGTGCGGAAACTGTATCAGAGGTTTACTAGATTACAGTTTCAATATTGATGTAATTTCAGTTTCATTCCCAGAAAAGAGCCATAgtcactcaaaaaaaaaaaaaaaaaatttgtgattttagtaatatgtaattagtattattttttgtttgtatTTTGTTAATTCCTTGTAAAAAGCATGAAGGAAAAAGAAATGCAATGCAATGAAATGAAATCGAGCTTCAAATATTTTATGAAGCTCTACAGAATTCTCGTCAATGTCCCTCCTCTCAATTACAAATgctaaacaaaaaaaacaggAACTTGGTGAAAGTAATCTTGAAATGGTGCAAAAAATAAGCTTAACTGAGCAAAACATGAACAACACACTCTAATTACCTGAATAAATTAATCATACcgacactactacaaaacggGGGTTATCTCGACACCTGAGCCTCGACACCTGCCGCATGGCGTTGGGCCAGGCGTCGAGAAACTTGATGACGCCTAATTGTCGACGCCTTTCAGCGTCCCTAATGTTGGCTATAACTTTAGGCGTCATCAATGCATGTGCTATGCACGTGTTTTTAAATTTGGAAGCTGAATCTACGCGCGCTTCTTATTTTTGGTTGAAAATTGGAAATTTATTTAGGCggtttttttttaaggaaataaattaataaattaattattttactaaaacaaACCACTACGTGTACGTAAACCGTTCTAGCTAATTCAATTCTCTCAAATTCAACcctaactagcttttgagcccgttcaaagaacggaCGGTTGTGTGGTGGTTACTATGTATTTAGTTTATCTTTTTAAGTTTAAATTTTATTGAGCTTGTGATTTTAGAGAGAATATATGATTAAATAGAGGTGAATTTTAAAAGTCGAAagaatacataaattaaatagtgtagtaatattgagtgttaatcgGTAAGATGAAGTGGgaaatgttgaatgaatagattggtgaattgatgttgtatgAGGAAGATGGAGCGACAGGGGTGATTGGAGTtgtataatatatcaaacaacgaagaaaaataaaataaaaaccaaattgatggaggaaagaatggatgacacgtgtcatctaataaaatgtggttttcctttttatagactaggtatagattattCTAAAACACCATACTCAGCCATACTCATTGCGCGCTGGACGTTTTTCTTTCTCTGGCTGACCTCTCAGCAAATTCAAGAACCTCAATTCGATTTCCTTTCTGCCATTGAAATTCAGGTTTGTGTTATTCCTTTTTCTATTTAATGGCGAAGAATTGCTGAATAATTTTCCTTCgaattgctttaattttttgaTTCTCCATCTTCTTCTCACATATATATCATCTTCTTTTCCGGCTTGCCTCTCTGGGAACCTCAATTCGATCTCCTCTCTGCCATTGAATATTCAGGTTTGTGTTATTGTTTTTTCTATTTAATGGCGTTTAATTGCTGAACAATTTTCCTTCTTGCTCTAATTTTTTGATTCTCCATCTTTTTCTCATATATATCAATGAGTCAGGGGTGGAAAATCGCGAATTGGTTGTTGGAATCTCGAATTGTGTGCTGAAATTTCCGAGGTACTTTGCTGTGTTCTCTTTTTTCCATCGATGGAATCCATTCAGTTTGATGTTATTTGACATGTAGAATCATGTGAATTATGTAAAACGCGAGATTGAACGTGGAATTGCTTGATTATTGAATCTGTTAATCTGTCCGGgtttggaccgatgaacacccTGGTTGTTACTACAACTAACGGATTCTTAGGGAATCAGTTAGGCTGACGTGTAGCTGAGTCAGCAGTAGTTAGTTAGGGTAGAGCTGTGCCTTGCATCACACACTGCTGCACTACATTGCACTGCTATGTATTACATACAACAACCATTGCTTAGTACAATCTAGCATCATCACATAGTAATCTAACAATTACTCGTCTCCTTTTTTTTTCGAAACTCTGATTTTTTTCCAAAGTGCCAATTTCCCCACCCCCAAAACTCTGAATTTTCGGTGTTATCCCGCTCTGATGATATGCCGCACCATTGCTACGCTTGCAATCGAACCTTCGATCACAAAAAGGGGTTCGAAGATCATAATGACTCAAATCGTCATAGACACTGTAAGTTTGTTTGTCAAATTTGCAAGTGCAAATTCAGTACTTCTCAAGACCTTGAAGAACATCGGCGAAAAGTTCATCCCAAAGATAGAAATAATAACTATTGAAGGTAGTTATCGTTAACTGggtttctttgtttttgttcCATTTGTTTCTGGGTTTTGTTTATGTTCATAATTTATTCGGATTTTCTTAGGGtttgatagaaatttgaggacgcacgcggaagttttgatggacttgaataatataaactttatcattgattacattaacaagaattgtacaacaatatttgcGAGAGCCCATGTCTCTCACTTATATCTTTGGTAGAACTCTTGTTTCTACCTCTCACTCATATTTTTTGTGGGAGTCTCTTGATTAGCCCACCCTCTCAACTTATGCATACAACTTATTTATAGTTGGTGTATCATactttctagatttttctacacttATCTAATCTTACATAATTCCACATCACATGTCCTAGATGCTTCTAGATACACATCACTTGATTTTTCATTActcatctagatttttctagagtaACCTCTAATACTCCCccttaatctagaaaaatcttgtactttaaaaatatttcttcGAAAATCTCGTTGATGCACTTGTCACCAACCACCAATCGACAATAAACGTTTGAGTTCCAATAATGTTGGCACCCGTGTTACCAACCTCCATCTTCTCGATACCTTTTATTAATCTTGATGATCTTCTCGTTGGTATTCATGTTACCAACTATCCCACTGATGCACATGTCACCAGTTATCTCATGAAATTTTTcctcaaattttattttgttattggcGCTCATGTCAACAACCACCCCCAACAATTTTCTTCTTCTAATCTTGCAGATTTTCAACTCTTTGTGTTCGTACCCTTGTTACCAACTTGCTCCAATGTCATTTGTTTCTCCcgatttttcttttgttgtggtGCTCATGTCACCACCTAGCACTGCAAATGCTCATGTCACCACCACCTAGCACTGCAAATGCTCATGTCATTAGCAAACTCCAAGGGTATGTTTAAACTGATGGGATTAACTGATTTTTTTCCCAAAGAATCATCTGATTGGGTTTATTTCGAAAGAAATTGGCTTATTGAATAACCTTATGGCAACGGATCTTGGGGCAAATCAGTTTTTTGGGCCCATACCTCATGAAATAGGGAACTTGAGTACCATCAAGAAGATGTATGGAAGAATTTGGTGTAATTGATTGTAGTTTTTTGTGGATTTTCTTTACTCAGTTTCCTAATGAAGCTCTTTTTAAATTTGCAGGAACCTACAGTCCAATGTGTTGACCGGAATGCTACCTCATGAGCTTGGCAATTTGAAATCTCTTCAGGAGCTTCAGCTGGACAGAAATAAGCTCCAAGGAAATGTAATTGGTCTTGCCAATGCGAATTCTGAATCCAATATGCATGGAATGTAAGTATCGTTTACAATCTACACTCTACCTAGAAGTTTCTTGTGAAAACATTGTCTTATCAAACAATGTGTATGTATCTAATCATTGGATGAAAGTATCTAATCACTGGATGAAAGTAGTTCTTTTTGAAGTGAAATTTCTTTTATTGGCATATGTGACAATAGTAACTGTATGTGACTATGGAAGCTTTTGACTTTAGTGTCTGACTGTCAATTATCAAATATCAATGCGATGACAACTCGTTCCCGCATTTCTGAAGTCATTTTGAAAAGAGTAAAGCCTACAGATCTTTTGCTATGGCTTCTTCAATCTAGTCATGTTATCGTGTATGATTTACACCAATAGTTGTTATAAACAGTTAAAAATATATAAGGACCGTATCTTGTAGAGTTGTAGGCTTAGTCTCATGACAAATTTGGAGACTCTTCAGAGAAAATATGGCAGCTGACAATGGTGAACTTGAAGTTCTTGAGCAAATTTCCTTTCATCTTGGTTTGTTGATTATAGCCTCTAAAGTATGCTCAGAGAGGTGAAGTCCAAGAAGTATTAGTACAAGTTACTTGAAATAGCACTCTTGATAATACAAGTACCCTGAAGATAGAATAGTTGACTTCTATAGAATCTGTCTCTTAGTTCTAAGTTCGTATGTTGTATATTTTAAGGCTTGATTATCCAATGCCTACAACTATTCTTTTTAATTTCCACTTTATGTACAGTATTCAAGTTGTGTTGACATCTTGGTTTGCATCAAATGAGAATGTAATAGGTCTTTGTCGCTTGCCTCTGCTAAAGGTTGTTGATTTGTCATTCAATGGGAGTGATGAAGAACGCTTGGCAGTATATTTTGGTAAATCTTCTACTCTAGCAACTACTATCTCCAGCTCTCTGAACAACATCCAAAATATATTTGCTGAATTTTCTGTTCTCTGGTAACTAAACAGCTGATTTTGAGTTGGTTGAGAGACATTCATAGATACAACAGACAAGAGCTTGAAGTGGCTTGTGAAGACTTTAGCAACATAATTAATTGGATCTTCCTCTGATTGTATGATTTACAAAGGCACGATGAAAGGTGGATCTGAGATTGCAGTGATATCCTTTTTCTATCACGAGCTTTATTTCCAGAGAGAGGTACTGCTTCATTATTCTGTTTTGTCCTGATTTATTGTAAGTTTAAAGATATTTGGATTCTTACTTATTTAAACTATACCCTGATCAGGTGGCAGATTTAGCAAGACTAAATCATGAGAATGCTGCTAAGCTCTTAGGGTATTGCCGAGAGAGTCCTCCATTCACAAGGATGCTTGTTTTTTAATATGCATTTATATGAGCACCTGCATTGTAAGTGAACTTGTCATTTTTCCAGTTATTTTGTGCTTGTCCTCCAAATCAGCAGAAGTATTGAtgatgctattttgaaatgaagCCATGTTTGCTGATGGAGAAGTCTGCCAGCTGTCTTGGACACGGCGAATGAAAATCATAATTGGTATTGCTCGTGGATTGAGATATCTTCATACGGAACTCAACCCTCCCTTCACTATATCCGAGCTGAATTCTAGTGCTGTATATCTTACAGAAGATTTTTCACCCAAGGTAAGATATTTAGTGTCTACTTTCGTTTCTTTATTTCCTATGCACTCTATTTAGTTTTTGGGGATGTTATAACATTATTAATTAGGTAATTTTTTAAATGcttaatatatttataattgatCCACGAACTACTAAGTCAAACTTTTCTTCTAACAACTGGTCGATTATGAAAGCTGGAAGACTATGATTGCAAGATCAGAGAAAAATTCATCAGCCGTAGATAGTAATGGTGCTATATGTGTTCTGCCAC
This genomic stretch from Spinacia oleracea cultivar Varoflay chromosome 3, BTI_SOV_V1, whole genome shotgun sequence harbors:
- the LOC110790979 gene encoding CBL-interacting serine/threonine-protein kinase 1 isoform X1, yielding MVREVEEERGGNNTGMRLGKYELGRILGEGNFGKVKFAKNIETGNSFAVKILEKKKILNLKITDQIKREIGTLKLLRHPNIVRLHEVLASKTKIFMVLEYVHGGELFDKIASRGKLPEKEGRRLFQQLIDGVSYCHDRGVFHRDLKLENILVDGKGNIKVSDFGLSALPQHFGSDGLLHTTCGSPNYVAPEILANRGYNGATADVWSCGVILYVILTGYLPFDDRNLAVLYQKIARGDVQIPKWLSAGAQKMIKRILDPNPVTRITVAEIKADQWFKQGYVPLNPDDDEDNIYIDEEAFSINDESDGEKRLGAPTLINAFQLIGMSSFLDLSGFFEKEDVSERKIRFTSNLSHIELLERIEDIVTGLGYSVQKKNGRLKVVQGQRDQRDPRSLSVAAEVFEISPSLYVVELRKTYGDSLIYRQLCNKLSNDLGASRSQELLGAAILSAETVSEVY
- the LOC110790979 gene encoding CBL-interacting serine/threonine-protein kinase 1 isoform X2, whose protein sequence is MVLEYVHGGELFDKIASRGKLPEKEGRRLFQQLIDGVSYCHDRGVFHRDLKLENILVDGKGNIKVSDFGLSALPQHFGSDGLLHTTCGSPNYVAPEILANRGYNGATADVWSCGVILYVILTGYLPFDDRNLAVLYQKIARGDVQIPKWLSAGAQKMIKRILDPNPVTRITVAEIKADQWFKQGYVPLNPDDDEDNIYIDEEAFSINDESDGEKRLGAPTLINAFQLIGMSSFLDLSGFFEKEDVSERKIRFTSNLSHIELLERIEDIVTGLGYSVQKKNGRLKVVQGQRDQRDPRSLSVAAEVFEISPSLYVVELRKTYGDSLIYRQLCNKLSNDLGASRSQELLGAAILSAETVSEVY